One Podarcis raffonei isolate rPodRaf1 chromosome 18, rPodRaf1.pri, whole genome shotgun sequence genomic window carries:
- the PLVAP gene encoding plasmalemma vesicle-associated protein: MEKNPYTMAKLGLELKQNPNKRDCGFYMKYFFLFLSLIQFLIILGLVLFMVYGNSEESAKKHQKVLQERLLQCNNKNQEHSREIDDFKKRLNASHVEANLNKNKASSCNKTLVACNNEKLKCHEQRRQDTLAQQMSRECAYNLYLLNMTTQVRIDSLQEKLAALQLRSQLEQGALSGVQKNLQDQLDRTEKEKQACEIDRLGEQSRMQTYENLASQVLSKLNPVPENLRSSFEQVMSKFTTCYQVASARQDFRILTDTLRDQFEVLARQVDQKVSNAAEETGRLQREKATCTQSLQEKERQAGAQKLQCEREKQILRDAQDAETKKMYVERQQLVGEKETLQLQLQQSKTACLNLRGTSSFPSNPFVRPASPVSSGGANTMGGTWNTGRVVNTAGSVSSPQIFPGRSGAVVQPNPASPGIQISADRLRTPENKKPLLENGKLLNQPPAAPAGQPPSG; this comes from the exons ATGGAGAAGAACCCTTACACGATGGCCAAGCTGGGCTTGGAGTTGAAGCAGAACCCTAATAAGAGGGACTGCGGCTTCTACATGAaatatttcttcctcttcctctcgcTCATccagttcctcatcatcctggggctGGTGCTTTTCATGGTGTACGGAAACTCGGAGGAGAGTGCCAAGAAACACCAGAAAGTCTTGCAGGAGAGGCTTTTGCAATGCAACAATAAGAACCAGGAGCACAGCCGCGAAATCGACGACTTCAAGAAGCGGCTCAACGCCAGCCATGTGGAGGCCAACCTGAACAAGAACAAGGCCAGCAGCTGCAACAAGACATTGGTGGCCTGCAACAACGAGAAG TTAAAATGTCATGAGCAGCGAAGGCAGGACACACTTGCCCAACAGATGAGCCGGGAATGTGCTTACAACTTGTACCTTCTGAATATGACGACTCAAG TTCGGATCGACTCTCTGCAGGAAAAACTGGCCGCTCTGCAGCTGAGAAGCCAACTGGAGCAAGGTGCCTTGTCCGGCGTCCAGAAAAACCTGCAGGACCAACTGGACCGGACTGAgaaggagaagcaagcttgcgAGATCGACCGGCTGGGAGAGCAGTCGCGGATGCAGACCTACGAAAACTTGGCTTCTCAAGTCCTGTCCAAACTGAATCCCGTCCCGGAGAACCTGAGATCGTCCTTTGAGCAGGTCATGTCCAAGTTCACCACCTGCTACCAGGTCGCCAGTGCCCGTCAGGACTTCCGCATACTGACTGACACCCTGCGGGACCAGTTCGAGGTGCTGGCCAGGCAGGTGGACCAGAAAGTGAGCAACGCAGCCGAGGAGACCGGGAGGCTGCAAAGAGAGAAGGCCACTTGCACCCAGAGCTTGCAGGAGAAGGAGCGCCAAGCGGGCGCCCAAAAATTACAGTGCGAGAGGGAGAAGCAGATCCTCCGAGACGCCCAGGATGCGGAGACCAAGAAGATGTATGTGGAGAGACAGCAGTTGGTTGGGGAGAAGGAGACCCTTCAGCTGCAGTTACAGCAGAGCAAGACAGCATGCCTGAATctcagg GGGACTTCTTCGTTCCCCAGCAACCCGTTTGTGAGACCGGCGAGCCCCGTTTCGTCCGGCGGCGCCAACACGATGGGGGGCACTTGGAACACAGGGAGAGTCGTGAATACTGCTGGTTCGGTTTCCAGCCCACAAATCTTCCCTGGAAGATCAGGTGCAGTCGTGCAGCCGAATCCTGCCTCCCCGGGAATACAAATCAGTGCCG ACCGATTGAGAACTCCGGAGAACAAAAAACCCCTTTTGGAGAACGGGAAGCTGCTGAACCAGCCTCCAGCCGCCCCCGCGGGACAACCCCCCAG cggttaA